CCGAGCAGCAGCGCCTGACCGAAGCCCAAACCTGGCGCCGCCGCCTCGAAGAGCTGGGCCTGCAGCAGCAGCGCAGCCAGTCGCGCCTGCACCAGCTCACGGCCCAGGCCGAAACCCTCACGCCGGTGCGGCAGCGCGTGGCCCGGCACGAGCAGGCGCTCCCCTTTCAAACGCCGTGGGCCCTGCTGCAAAAAACCGACGAGCAACTGCGGCACCTGACCCGTGAGGCCGAGCAGCTGCGCCAACATCTGCCCCAACTGCAGGCACAGGTAGCCACTGCCCGCCAGGCCCGCACTGCGGCCGCCGAAGCGCGGGAAACCGCCGCCGCGACCCGCCGCGACCAGGAACCCCGCCTTCGCGAAGCCGAAAAGCTGGATTTGCAGGTGCAGGAAGCTGATAAGCGCCTGCGGGAGCATCGCCAGGAATACGAGGTTAAAAATGAGCGGTGCAAACAGCTCAAGGCGACCACTGAGGCCGCCAGCACCCGCCTGCGCGAGCTGCGGCAGCAGCTTCACGCCGTGCAGGAATGGCTCACTAAGAACTTACACCTCACAGAGTTGGGCGAGGCCCTGCCCGCCCTCACGGGCAGCCTCCAGGACTGGGACCACCTGCGGGCGGAACTGGGCCGGCTGCTGCAAGCCGAACGCACGCTGCAGTTGCGCCTCACTGCTGCCATTACTGCTGGCACCCAGGGCCGCGCGGAGGCTACCACCGCCACCGAGCAATTGAGCGCCGTACGCGAGCAGCAACAGACCGCCACTGCCCAGCGCGACCAGTGGCTCAAGCGCCTGCAGCACCACGAAACGACCCTCCGCCAGCAGCACGCCGACCAGGAACGGGCCCAAAACGACCTGCGGCGCCTCATTCAGGCGCACCACCTCATTCTTACGCACGAAGAAGCCCGTGAGCACCTCACCGCGGGCGAGCCCTGCCCGTTGTGTGGAGCCACCGAGCACCCGTATGCAGCCGGTGAGCTGGGCGTAAATGCCGAATCGGTACGCGCCGACCGGGAACGAGAGGAGGAACTGGGCCAGCGCGTCCGGGCCCTCAATGCCCGGCTCAACCGCGTGCAGGCCCTGACCGGCATGCTCGAAAACAACGGTGGGCTGGTGCAGTCCGGCCCCGGCACGCCGGCCCCACTCTCCGAGGCCGAAGAAGCCGATGCTTTTGCGCAGGTGCGGGCGCTGGGACCGCAGCTGCGGGAACTGGAACAGCAGCGGCAAGCCCTGGAGCTCGTGCTTTCCAAGGCAGAAAGCCGGGTTCAGCAGGCCACCGACCAGCACCGGGAGCTGACCAACGAAATGACGCAGGTAAGCGCCGACCTGGCCGATGCCCGGGAGCGCGAGCCCCTGGTGCGGGAGCAGCTGGCGAGCCTGAGCAGCAGCTTTGGCTTGACTTTTTCCGGCGAAAATGGGCCTGAGCTAATTGATAGGCTCAAGGGCCTGGGCATCGAGTTCCAGAACAAGCAGAAGGCCCAGACCGAGGCCGAAAAGGAGCTGGCAGCAGCCGAAGTCGGCTTGGCGAAGGACGAGCAGGACAAAGCCGAGGTAGACGCTTGGTTGCGCACCCGCAAGACCGAGCTGCTGGCCGAGCACGAAGCCATTAAGACCCAAAAGGAGCAGCGCCATTTGCTATTTGCCGGCCCCGATGTGGCAGTGGCCCGAGAGCAGCTGGAAGCCGCAGCTCAACGGGCTGATAAGCAGCTAACCGAAGCCGACCAGCAGCTCCAGAAGCACGAAACCGACCTGACTACCGCCGAAAACCAGCTGCGCCAGCGCGAGCAGGACGCCGCTCGGCAGCAACTGGAGCGCGCCACCCAGCACGCGGCCTTGGTGGCCAGCCTCGAAACCGCTGGCCTCGTGCCCGACCCCTCGGCCCTCGCCCCCCTGCTCCTGCCCGATGCCGAGGTGCGCCGCCTGGCCGGCCAGCTCCAGCAGCACGAACAGGACCTGGCCATCACCCAGCAAAACCTGACTGACCTGGCCGGCCAGCTCCACAGTGAGCAAGCACGGGCCCTCACCCCCGACCCAGCCGAAACCATAGCCAGCCAGCTGCAGGCCAACCGCGAGCAGCTGGCT
This region of Hymenobacter sedentarius genomic DNA includes:
- a CDS encoding AAA family ATPase: MKILRVRFFNLNSLRGEHEVDFGNSPLSDAGLFAITGPTGAGKTTILDAITLALYGQVPRHDGSGPEQVMSHGTGESWAEVEFQASGGVYRAKWGQHRARRRADGPLQDSKMELSEQKIVDGEETWPFLETYKSRVPGKVAELSGLEYRQFLRSVLLAQGEFTKFLKSTAGERAQLLEKLTDTRKYSDISRAAYERAKQETQRVETLRAGLAGVALLSPEEVTELEADVQELAQHVQHATAEQQRLTEAQTWRRRLEELGLQQQRSQSRLHQLTAQAETLTPVRQRVARHEQALPFQTPWALLQKTDEQLRHLTREAEQLRQHLPQLQAQVATARQARTAAAEARETAAATRRDQEPRLREAEKLDLQVQEADKRLREHRQEYEVKNERCKQLKATTEAASTRLRELRQQLHAVQEWLTKNLHLTELGEALPALTGSLQDWDHLRAELGRLLQAERTLQLRLTAAITAGTQGRAEATTATEQLSAVREQQQTATAQRDQWLKRLQHHETTLRQQHADQERAQNDLRRLIQAHHLILTHEEAREHLTAGEPCPLCGATEHPYAAGELGVNAESVRADREREEELGQRVRALNARLNRVQALTGMLENNGGLVQSGPGTPAPLSEAEEADAFAQVRALGPQLRELEQQRQALELVLSKAESRVQQATDQHRELTNEMTQVSADLADAREREPLVREQLASLSSSFGLTFSGENGPELIDRLKGLGIEFQNKQKAQTEAEKELAAAEVGLAKDEQDKAEVDAWLRTRKTELLAEHEAIKTQKEQRHLLFAGPDVAVAREQLEAAAQRADKQLTEADQQLQKHETDLTTAENQLRQREQDAARQQLERATQHAALVASLETAGLVPDPSALAPLLLPDAEVRRLAGQLQQHEQDLAITQQNLTDLAGQLHSEQARALTPDPAETIASQLQANREQLAAIHQQLGQRQERLSSHRTGLERHAAMAAELEKQQQEARRWRGLAEVIGSADGKKFSEFAQGLTLARLVDLANRHLTRLTDRYHILRNPEEHLDLLILDEYQAGSTRSMNSLSGGESFLVSLALALGLSELAGRKTQIDTLFIDEGFGTLDPDALDVALTALEMLQGTGKTIGIISHVEALKERVSTQINVRKGAGGISSIRVVGL